From Prochlorococcus sp. MIT 1223, the proteins below share one genomic window:
- a CDS encoding low molecular weight protein-tyrosine-phosphatase produces MNKRILFVCLGNICRSPAAEAIFLKEIEVNGLIKYFTVDSAGTGGWHSGNQADSRMRDAASKRGIDIQSRARKLNLKDFEKFDLILTMDNSNLSDVQSLAKKAGDKKISHIYPILKYATKTSLIEVPDPYYGGVNGFNTVLDLLQDAIEGLISSFNLDD; encoded by the coding sequence ATGAATAAGAGAATTTTATTTGTTTGTCTTGGTAATATTTGCCGGTCTCCAGCTGCCGAAGCTATTTTTCTGAAAGAGATAGAGGTTAATGGTCTAATTAAATACTTTACCGTTGATTCAGCGGGAACTGGAGGATGGCATTCTGGTAATCAAGCAGACTCTAGAATGAGAGATGCTGCTTCAAAAAGAGGAATAGATATACAAAGTAGGGCAAGAAAACTTAATCTTAAGGATTTTGAAAAGTTTGATTTAATTTTGACTATGGATAATTCGAATCTTTCAGACGTTCAATCTCTTGCTAAAAAAGCAGGTGATAAAAAAATATCTCATATCTATCCAATTTTAAAGTATGCAACTAAGACTAGCTTAATAGAAGTTCCTGATCCTTATTATGGAGGAGTTAATGGATTTAATACCGTACTTGATTTGCTTCAGGATGCAATTGAGGGCTTGATATCATCATTTAATCTTGACGATTAG
- a CDS encoding ribonuclease D, with protein MSISLTNPASFIVLDEDLDEKTLIRFSSSSAVAIDTEAMGLIHGRDRLCLVQICDPNDNVACIRIRLGQSNAPKLKSLLENKDIEKVFHFARFDVAALAANLNIKVNPIFCTKVASKIGRTYSPRHGLKEVVMELVGVELDKQAQSSDWGKSDELSEKQLIYAANDVRFLLAAKIKLQDMLQREGRWGLAKSCFSCIPTLSELDRFKFANTFEH; from the coding sequence ATGTCTATCTCTCTAACGAATCCGGCTAGTTTCATCGTCTTGGATGAAGATCTTGATGAGAAAACCCTCATAAGATTTTCTAGCTCATCAGCAGTTGCAATTGACACTGAAGCAATGGGATTAATTCATGGTCGTGATCGACTGTGCTTAGTTCAAATTTGTGACCCAAATGATAATGTTGCTTGCATACGCATTCGCTTAGGACAAAGTAATGCTCCAAAATTAAAATCCTTATTAGAAAATAAGGATATAGAAAAAGTTTTTCATTTTGCTCGATTTGATGTTGCAGCACTCGCAGCAAATCTAAACATAAAAGTAAATCCGATTTTTTGCACAAAAGTGGCAAGCAAAATAGGTAGAACATATAGCCCAAGACATGGTCTAAAAGAAGTTGTTATGGAACTTGTAGGGGTAGAGCTTGATAAACAAGCTCAAAGTAGTGATTGGGGAAAAAGTGACGAGTTATCGGAAAAACAATTGATTTATGCAGCAAATGACGTTCGTTTTCTTTTGGCTGCAAAAATTAAACTCCAGGACATGCTCCAAAGAGAAGGGAGATGGGGTCTAGCAAAGAGCTGTTTCTCTTGTATACCTACTCTTTCTGAGCTTGACAGATTTAAATTTGCAAATACTTTCGAGCATTAA
- a CDS encoding bifunctional pantoate--beta-alanine ligase/(d)CMP kinase, whose translation MRNLLILKTKKELEEWRKNQLDEVTFVPTMGCLHDGHKKLIEAAKRKKKQKSRTVLVSIFVNPLQFGDNEDFEKYPRNLRQDSQIAYEAGAHAIWTPSFEDLFPGGIGAHFSIEAPKLLKSQLCGKKRNGHFDGVATIVLKLLTLIKPNYLVLGEKDWQQLIILKKLIVDLNLNIKVESVATHRDSDGLATSSRNKYLNTSERTQALTLSRELKKISNSFFKENVLNLETLKTSLMNNNLNVEYVENVDPESLKPIRDPSKLSLLAAAVHIGNTRLIDHTFLMTRSPIVAIDGPAGAGKSTVTKKFAKEIGLMYLDTGAMYRALTWMIKEKNINSSDEESIEAALKDFDLQIELTRSGDQEILVNGNNVTKEIRSPLVTKNVSIIATYLCVRQAMTSKQKEIGIKGGFVAEGRDIGTTVFPNAELKIFLTASPKERARRRALDLKKQGYPVPNLLDLEQQIDARDKLDCSRMISPLSKADDAKELKTDGMNIEEVVDIIIEMFRLRVPEEVWPTPNRQD comes from the coding sequence ATGCGGAACTTACTCATCTTAAAAACAAAAAAGGAACTAGAAGAATGGCGAAAGAACCAATTAGATGAAGTCACATTTGTTCCTACAATGGGATGCCTCCATGATGGGCATAAAAAACTAATCGAAGCAGCCAAAAGAAAGAAAAAGCAGAAATCCCGTACAGTTTTAGTAAGTATTTTTGTAAATCCATTGCAGTTTGGAGATAATGAAGATTTTGAAAAATACCCAAGAAACTTGAGACAAGATTCTCAAATAGCATATGAAGCAGGAGCACATGCTATTTGGACGCCTTCATTTGAAGATCTTTTCCCTGGAGGAATAGGTGCTCATTTCTCAATAGAAGCACCGAAACTACTCAAATCTCAACTCTGCGGGAAAAAGAGAAATGGACATTTTGATGGAGTCGCAACAATAGTATTAAAACTTTTAACTCTTATTAAGCCAAATTATCTTGTCTTAGGAGAAAAAGACTGGCAGCAATTAATAATCTTAAAAAAGCTGATAGTAGATTTAAATCTAAATATCAAAGTTGAAAGTGTTGCGACTCATAGAGATTCAGATGGACTGGCTACCAGTTCAAGAAACAAATATTTAAATACAAGCGAACGTACACAAGCATTAACACTTTCCAGGGAATTAAAGAAAATTTCCAATAGTTTTTTTAAAGAAAATGTACTAAATCTCGAAACCCTCAAAACTTCCTTAATGAATAATAATCTAAATGTTGAGTATGTTGAAAATGTTGACCCAGAATCTCTCAAGCCAATAAGAGATCCATCAAAATTATCTCTTCTTGCTGCAGCGGTACACATTGGGAACACACGACTTATTGATCACACATTTCTTATGACTCGATCTCCAATAGTTGCTATAGATGGACCTGCTGGGGCAGGGAAAAGTACTGTTACTAAGAAATTCGCAAAAGAAATTGGTTTAATGTATTTGGATACAGGAGCAATGTATAGAGCTCTTACTTGGATGATAAAAGAGAAAAATATTAACTCTAGTGATGAAGAAAGTATTGAGGCAGCTCTAAAAGACTTTGACCTACAAATTGAATTAACACGATCAGGGGACCAGGAAATCCTTGTAAATGGAAACAATGTTACTAAAGAGATTCGATCCCCTCTAGTAACTAAAAATGTATCCATAATTGCCACATATTTGTGTGTTAGACAAGCTATGACATCTAAACAAAAAGAAATTGGTATTAAGGGTGGTTTTGTCGCAGAAGGTAGAGATATCGGTACAACTGTTTTTCCAAATGCAGAGTTAAAAATCTTTCTTACCGCTAGTCCAAAAGAAAGGGCAAGAAGAAGAGCACTTGACTTGAAAAAGCAAGGTTATCCAGTCCCAAACTTATTAGATTTAGAGCAACAAATAGATGCTAGAGACAAGTTAGATTGCTCTAGAATGATTTCCCCTTTATCTAAAGCTGATGATGCTAAGGAGTTAAAAACAGATGGTATGAATATTGAAGAGGTGGTAGATATAATAATAGAAATGTTTAGATTAAGAGTCCCGGAAGAGGTCTGGCCAACTCCTAATCGTCAAGATTAA
- a CDS encoding lipid-A-disaccharide synthase-related protein, which produces MQSSALPLGHAANEIDDPVSVNHINQSNEKFLFISNGHGEDLIALRVLEKLYQLHPNNSFEILPLVGEGKAFASAISEGWLVQKGRSQALPSGGFSNQSLRGLFADLLSGLLVNLWNDWRYINWAARNGRLIVSVGDLLPLLLAWSSGAPFGFIGTPKSDYIWTNAFGRKPSDFYHRLKGSEWDPWEYALMRSSRCRFVTVRDEITAQGLRKHGVCASAPGNPMMDGFSKEPCPDCLKQYRRLILLCGSRMPEALKNFKRIINSLELVRTKDSLAVFVTLGQDPSVELIEEHLNFAGYSRSLDYCADINAKSAWDKGPLRIFLGPGCFSDWAIWGELGLANAGTATEQLVGLRIPCLSLPGKGPQFKYGFASRQSRLLGGSVLPCENPKLFAERVELLLKDEQFRKQLGLIGEQRMGLPGGSKSLAFLISKMLLS; this is translated from the coding sequence TTGCAATCCTCTGCCTTACCACTTGGCCATGCCGCCAACGAAATTGATGATCCAGTATCAGTCAATCATATTAATCAATCTAATGAAAAATTTCTATTCATATCGAATGGACATGGTGAGGATCTTATTGCATTGCGTGTTTTAGAAAAACTTTATCAACTTCATCCAAATAATTCTTTTGAGATTCTTCCTTTAGTAGGAGAAGGGAAGGCATTTGCAAGTGCAATCTCAGAAGGTTGGTTAGTCCAAAAAGGGCGATCCCAAGCCTTGCCTAGTGGTGGCTTTAGTAATCAAAGTTTGCGTGGATTGTTTGCTGATCTTTTGTCTGGATTATTAGTGAATTTGTGGAATGATTGGCGTTATATAAATTGGGCAGCTAGAAATGGAAGATTAATTGTCTCAGTTGGCGATCTACTCCCTCTTCTTTTGGCTTGGTCTAGTGGCGCTCCTTTTGGATTCATTGGAACTCCAAAAAGTGATTACATTTGGACAAATGCTTTTGGGAGAAAACCTAGTGATTTTTACCATCGCTTAAAAGGCTCAGAATGGGATCCTTGGGAATATGCGTTAATGAGATCTTCTCGCTGCAGATTTGTCACTGTTAGAGATGAAATAACTGCTCAAGGACTAAGAAAACATGGGGTTTGTGCTAGTGCCCCTGGTAATCCAATGATGGATGGCTTTTCGAAAGAACCTTGTCCTGATTGCTTGAAGCAATACAGGCGATTGATTTTGCTTTGCGGTAGTCGCATGCCAGAAGCTTTAAAAAACTTCAAGCGGATTATTAATTCTCTTGAGCTTGTTAGGACCAAAGATTCTCTTGCAGTTTTTGTCACACTTGGTCAAGACCCATCAGTAGAACTTATTGAAGAACATTTAAATTTTGCTGGTTATTCTAGATCGTTGGATTATTGCGCAGATATAAATGCTAAATCTGCTTGGGACAAGGGTCCTTTAAGAATTTTTTTAGGACCTGGATGTTTTAGTGATTGGGCTATATGGGGCGAACTTGGTTTAGCTAATGCTGGCACGGCTACAGAGCAACTAGTAGGACTAAGGATCCCGTGCCTTTCACTTCCAGGTAAAGGTCCTCAGTTCAAGTATGGCTTTGCGAGTAGGCAAAGTAGATTGCTTGGTGGGTCAGTTCTGCCTTGTGAGAATCCAAAACTCTTTGCTGAACGAGTCGAATTGCTTCTAAAAGACGAACAATTTAGGAAGCAATTGGGTCTTATTGGAGAACAAAGGATGGGCTTACCTGGTGGAAGTAAATCTTTGGCTTTTTTAATATCTAAAATGCTTTTGAGCTAG
- a CDS encoding 15,16-dihydrobiliverdin:ferredoxin oxidoreductase — protein MFNHLLEELHESIRNHGGDLLEIPMEFSEYFSINRESKIRSWLWNVPGFRRWRTTSLDAGENLQVLNSVAYPVYEKDQPIMGIDLLWFGKRKRLVAVLDFQPLIQDHLYFDHYFQELESLKNQYPEFNSKQEMFAYDPKQYFSPWVLFCKGGISQAQETLPLIFSSFLDLYWKIQSKSRNKALALTVEEIENLHVNYDKYSAEKDPAHGLFTGFFGKDWSDKFLHEFLFPSS, from the coding sequence ATGTTTAATCATTTGCTTGAGGAATTACATGAAAGTATTCGGAACCACGGAGGCGATTTACTAGAGATACCTATGGAATTTAGTGAATATTTTTCTATTAATAGAGAATCAAAAATTAGAAGTTGGTTGTGGAATGTACCTGGATTTAGGCGCTGGAGGACTACCAGTTTAGACGCAGGCGAAAATCTACAAGTTTTGAATTCAGTTGCTTATCCAGTTTATGAAAAAGACCAACCAATAATGGGCATTGACCTTTTATGGTTTGGGAAGAGAAAAAGATTAGTAGCAGTTCTTGATTTTCAGCCATTAATCCAAGATCATCTTTATTTTGATCATTACTTTCAAGAACTTGAGTCCCTTAAGAATCAATATCCAGAATTTAACTCGAAGCAGGAAATGTTTGCATATGATCCAAAGCAATATTTCTCTCCATGGGTTCTTTTTTGCAAAGGAGGTATTAGTCAAGCTCAAGAAACGCTCCCTTTAATTTTCAGCTCTTTTCTCGATTTATATTGGAAAATTCAAAGTAAGAGTAGAAATAAAGCACTTGCTTTGACAGTAGAAGAGATTGAGAATTTGCATGTTAATTATGACAAATATAGTGCAGAGAAAGATCCTGCCCATGGTCTATTTACTGGTTTTTTTGGAAAAGATTGGTCTGATAAATTCCTTCATGAATTTCTTTTTCCATCTAGTTAG
- a CDS encoding phycoerythrobilin:ferredoxin oxidoreductase, which yields MDTQRQSSLDSITFPNWRWKFFLDYAIDQLCFLKLKPYPIQDEFLDKEVDIGAKGKSLLAMTSTWACKTNKIRQARAVCLEAPGIASVLNFVIAPSPQYDLPFFGADFVSLPSGHLLALDLQPAVKNDKEHTSKVWDKLLPLHQKWQTRLPYGGPIPEEAQQYFSPGFLWTRIPLGVDGDALISTVIKPAFQDYLNLFLELLRNASEIAEERRLMILNGQKLYMKYRAEKDPARSMLTRFYGIDWTEEYINKVLFDLK from the coding sequence ATGGATACACAGCGTCAATCAAGTTTAGATAGTATAACTTTCCCTAATTGGCGATGGAAATTTTTTTTAGATTATGCTATTGATCAGCTTTGTTTTTTAAAATTAAAACCTTATCCGATACAAGATGAGTTTCTTGATAAAGAAGTTGATATAGGAGCTAAAGGTAAGTCACTTCTTGCAATGACTTCGACATGGGCATGTAAGACAAATAAAATTAGACAAGCAAGAGCAGTCTGCCTTGAGGCACCAGGTATAGCATCAGTATTGAATTTTGTAATTGCTCCTTCTCCACAATATGATCTTCCTTTTTTTGGTGCTGATTTTGTAAGTCTTCCATCTGGCCATCTTTTAGCTTTAGATCTTCAACCTGCTGTCAAAAATGATAAAGAGCATACATCAAAAGTTTGGGATAAATTATTACCTTTACATCAGAAATGGCAAACGCGTTTACCATATGGAGGTCCAATTCCTGAAGAAGCTCAGCAATACTTTTCACCAGGATTCTTGTGGACAAGAATACCTTTAGGTGTAGATGGAGATGCACTTATTTCTACAGTGATTAAACCTGCTTTTCAAGACTATTTAAATTTATTTCTTGAGCTTTTGAGAAATGCAAGTGAAATTGCTGAAGAAAGAAGGCTTATGATATTAAATGGCCAAAAATTATACATGAAATATAGAGCGGAGAAAGACCCAGCACGATCAATGTTAACCAGGTTTTATGGAATAGACTGGACAGAAGAATACATTAATAAAGTACTTTTTGATTTGAAGTGA
- the purM gene encoding phosphoribosylformylglycinamidine cyclo-ligase, whose translation MDYKTSGVDVQAGRNFVAQITSSVESTHQPQVLGGLGGFGGCIRIPEGYKSPVLVAGTDGVGTKLELAQQHQRHFEVGIDLVAMCVNDVITNGAKPLFFLDYIATGTLSPQSLVKVIEGIANGCKDSGCSLLGGETAEMPGFYEKDKYDLAGFCVGVVEAEKLIDGHLIRAGDQILAIQSSGIHSNGFSLVRKILSQQKDIDQIFLDKDKVSLVDKLLSPTLIYVKLIQSLLKAQIPIHGMAHITGGGLPENLPRCLPSGLRAAIDTKSWEIPSIFRWLEKAGQIPVSDLWNTFNLGVGFCVVLPSETVNPSIDICSRFGLSAWNMGRVEESSRDHQKLIGLPF comes from the coding sequence ATGGATTACAAAACATCTGGCGTTGATGTACAGGCAGGAAGAAATTTTGTTGCTCAAATTACTTCAAGTGTTGAATCAACTCATCAACCTCAGGTTCTTGGAGGTTTGGGTGGATTTGGAGGCTGTATAAGAATCCCAGAGGGATATAAGAGCCCTGTTTTGGTGGCGGGTACAGATGGCGTTGGAACAAAGCTGGAATTAGCCCAACAACATCAAAGACATTTTGAAGTTGGAATAGATTTAGTCGCAATGTGCGTAAATGATGTAATAACAAATGGCGCAAAACCTTTATTTTTCCTTGATTACATTGCTACTGGCACTCTTTCTCCTCAATCATTAGTAAAAGTGATTGAAGGAATTGCTAATGGCTGTAAAGATTCTGGCTGTTCGTTGTTAGGAGGAGAAACAGCAGAAATGCCAGGTTTTTATGAGAAAGATAAATATGATCTAGCAGGTTTTTGTGTTGGTGTTGTAGAAGCAGAAAAATTAATCGATGGTCATTTAATTCGTGCTGGCGATCAAATCCTTGCAATTCAAAGTAGTGGGATTCATAGCAACGGTTTTAGTCTGGTTCGAAAAATTTTGTCTCAGCAAAAAGACATAGACCAAATCTTTTTAGATAAAGACAAAGTTTCCTTAGTTGATAAGTTGCTTTCTCCAACTTTGATTTACGTAAAGCTTATTCAATCTTTGTTGAAAGCTCAAATTCCTATCCATGGGATGGCTCATATAACTGGAGGAGGATTGCCAGAAAATCTTCCTAGATGTCTGCCATCAGGATTAAGAGCAGCAATTGATACAAAGTCTTGGGAAATTCCTTCGATTTTTAGATGGCTAGAAAAAGCAGGCCAGATTCCAGTTTCTGATCTTTGGAATACATTCAACTTAGGTGTCGGTTTTTGCGTAGTTCTTCCATCTGAAACAGTAAACCCATCTATAGATATATGCAGTCGGTTTGGTCTCTCCGCCTGGAATATGGGTCGTGTTGAAGAATCTTCTCGAGATCATCAGAAATTGATTGGATTACCTTTTTGA
- a CDS encoding cofactor assembly of complex C subunit B — protein MQYAFSSILLLTILLAIGLVFFLRAASKDRTTVIDISSPLPPLEVLDGITIWLNARGWKNDGGDISRKVLRFNGKVSSSTGLAIFLSFLGGVGASCLGLVLSQLFPVLGYWPLMLAVFGAPAAGIIYRSRSARVESLELRLMNEKNGSILRLRAHRDELIAMELDLAKSLKLKSDGTLLSSPI, from the coding sequence ATGCAATATGCATTCTCTTCTATCTTATTGTTAACCATTTTGTTAGCTATAGGATTGGTTTTCTTTCTTAGAGCAGCTAGCAAAGATAGAACAACGGTAATTGATATTTCTTCTCCCTTGCCACCATTAGAAGTGCTTGATGGGATTACTATTTGGCTCAATGCTAGAGGCTGGAAGAATGATGGAGGAGACATCAGTAGGAAAGTACTTAGATTTAATGGGAAAGTCTCTTCAAGTACGGGTTTGGCTATTTTTTTATCGTTTCTGGGAGGGGTAGGAGCTAGTTGCTTGGGTTTAGTCCTATCCCAATTATTTCCTGTACTAGGTTATTGGCCACTAATGCTTGCAGTATTTGGTGCTCCAGCTGCAGGGATTATTTATAGGTCTAGATCTGCGAGAGTTGAGTCTTTGGAATTGAGATTAATGAATGAAAAGAATGGAAGCATCTTAAGACTGCGAGCTCATCGAGATGAACTGATAGCTATGGAGTTGGATTTAGCAAAAAGCCTTAAGTTGAAGAGTGATGGGACTTTGTTATCTTCGCCTATCTAG
- a CDS encoding MBL fold metallo-hydrolase, translating to MRLKENIDDFKIKVLGESSFIFSQGETKLITDPWFGESIYGGAWTQFPPPSISISDLTNITHIFISHVHSDHCCFQSIKKILTYSPNAKFIFLNREEGRCFLKKKLLIKLGESIQDKFLIQDPYKQESNGTFRTWCIPPEDDSPINKLVDSSLLIESKDGLILFSNDNIAHSKHAKFINSLNTKSLLALIPFSGGSGYPSSYLNLSHEEKLNIAKAIRNNYEDQAISFLNQSNFEYFMPVAGNHIIVGKSMDWHKTTSFLLNPYKTLSYSSKKVLSSKGIYFEPGNVIDINETFFDKDNIEDLSIDFEFRKSHFIESFSSRIALDIKHKNFTTPSTKFIEDYFNSIGEKLTTLLQNKNDKNSYPEYDQIFIVNSGSKIILINFDGFEIIDFTGNDFFRYIDDSDIKYWLSIRIEPIILQEISKRVFHINEADGSGLFDFKRNGDYYPELYISFFDSF from the coding sequence ATGCGATTAAAGGAAAATATCGATGACTTCAAGATAAAGGTTTTAGGTGAATCTAGTTTTATTTTCTCACAAGGGGAGACAAAATTAATTACAGACCCTTGGTTTGGAGAATCAATCTATGGAGGCGCTTGGACTCAGTTTCCACCTCCTAGTATTAGTATTTCAGATCTAACAAATATCACTCATATTTTTATAAGTCATGTCCATTCAGATCATTGTTGCTTTCAATCAATAAAAAAAATATTAACTTATAGTCCTAATGCTAAATTTATTTTTTTAAATAGAGAAGAAGGGCGTTGTTTCCTCAAGAAGAAACTTTTAATTAAACTGGGTGAGTCGATTCAAGATAAGTTTTTAATACAGGATCCATATAAACAAGAATCAAATGGCACATTTAGAACATGGTGTATTCCGCCTGAGGATGATAGTCCAATAAATAAATTAGTAGATTCCTCTTTACTAATTGAATCAAAAGATGGTTTGATTTTATTTTCTAATGACAATATAGCTCATTCTAAGCATGCAAAATTTATTAATTCCTTAAATACTAAGTCTTTGCTAGCTTTAATTCCATTTTCAGGTGGAAGTGGTTATCCATCAAGTTATCTAAACTTATCCCATGAAGAGAAACTAAATATAGCAAAAGCCATTAGAAATAACTATGAGGATCAGGCTATTTCTTTTTTAAATCAATCAAATTTTGAGTATTTCATGCCAGTAGCTGGTAATCATATTATCGTTGGCAAATCAATGGATTGGCATAAAACAACGAGCTTCTTATTGAACCCATATAAAACACTTTCATATAGTTCTAAAAAAGTTTTGTCGTCAAAAGGTATATATTTCGAACCCGGTAATGTGATTGATATAAATGAAACTTTTTTTGATAAAGATAATATAGAAGATTTATCTATTGATTTTGAGTTTAGGAAATCACATTTTATAGAATCATTCTCTTCCAGGATAGCCCTTGATATAAAGCATAAAAATTTCACAACACCTTCAACTAAGTTTATAGAAGATTACTTTAATTCTATTGGTGAAAAACTTACAACATTGCTTCAAAATAAAAATGATAAGAATTCATACCCAGAATATGATCAGATTTTTATTGTTAATTCAGGTAGTAAAATAATTTTAATAAATTTTGATGGGTTTGAAATAATAGATTTTACAGGGAATGATTTTTTTAGATATATAGATGATTCAGATATAAAATATTGGCTTTCAATTAGAATAGAACCAATCATACTTCAGGAAATCTCAAAACGTGTTTTCCATATTAATGAAGCAGATGGGAGTGGACTTTTTGATTTCAAAAGGAATGGAGATTACTACCCAGAGCTTTATATTTCGTTTTTTGATAGCTTTTAA
- a CDS encoding heme oxygenase (biliverdin-producing) translates to MSVDLAIQLREGTKKSHTMAENTGFISCFLKGVVEKNSYRKLLADLYFVYSAMEDQITRLASEGHPIVSNINFKELNRRNALEKDLNFYFGIDWQSSLKMSSSAQVYVDRINQIGQEQPELLIGHHYSRYIGDLSGGKMLKKITQRSLDLSNNDGLNFYIFNGIDDEKAFKDNYRKTLNSLSIDQGMADLIIEEANKAFTYNMNIFQELEGNLIASIGKVLFRYLTKNNRKGSTE, encoded by the coding sequence ATGTCAGTAGATCTTGCAATTCAACTTCGGGAGGGAACGAAAAAGTCCCATACGATGGCCGAAAACACTGGCTTTATTAGTTGTTTCTTGAAAGGGGTAGTTGAAAAAAACTCCTATCGAAAATTGTTAGCAGATTTATATTTTGTTTATTCGGCAATGGAAGATCAAATAACTAGGCTTGCCTCAGAAGGGCATCCCATAGTTTCTAATATCAATTTCAAAGAATTAAATCGGCGAAATGCTTTAGAGAAAGATTTGAATTTTTATTTCGGTATAGATTGGCAAAGTTCTCTAAAAATGTCTTCTTCGGCGCAAGTTTATGTCGACCGAATTAATCAAATAGGGCAAGAACAGCCTGAGTTGTTAATTGGCCATCATTATAGTCGCTATATAGGAGACCTATCAGGTGGCAAGATGCTTAAAAAGATTACACAAAGATCTTTAGATTTATCAAATAATGATGGATTAAATTTCTATATCTTTAATGGAATTGACGATGAAAAAGCTTTTAAAGATAATTATCGGAAAACTCTTAATTCCTTATCAATAGATCAAGGAATGGCAGATTTAATAATTGAAGAGGCAAATAAAGCATTTACTTACAACATGAATATTTTTCAGGAGTTAGAAGGTAATCTGATAGCATCAATAGGTAAAGTCCTATTTAGGTATTTGACCAAAAACAATAGAAAAGGAAGTACAGAATAG
- a CDS encoding histidine phosphotransferase gives MPFENQQRLTRRRSSAGPTPPRRPLGGESDSMRQGPRPTFLTLRDHGKVYVAELPNLSDGQLAHISKEVEEVLESLERRIQDLQQETSNGFRDNDTLIKATTKHEVTQRFISAIQDEQEHRRNNPALKDAASESLPLTFLEVARHRLPGATFDSLLREALEACAQDEKAINEDVLKDKTSSSSIPEKIIDLPSPSQNGMPVVVSPDS, from the coding sequence ATGCCTTTTGAAAATCAACAGCGGCTAACCCGTAGGAGAAGCTCTGCAGGACCAACACCTCCAAGAAGACCTCTAGGGGGTGAATCAGATTCAATGCGTCAAGGGCCTAGGCCAACATTCTTGACACTGAGAGATCATGGCAAGGTATATGTTGCTGAATTGCCTAATCTTTCTGATGGCCAATTAGCCCATATCTCTAAAGAAGTTGAAGAGGTTCTAGAAAGTCTTGAGAGGCGTATACAAGATTTGCAACAGGAAACTAGTAATGGTTTTCGAGATAATGACACCTTAATCAAAGCAACAACTAAGCATGAGGTGACCCAGAGATTTATAAGTGCTATCCAAGACGAACAAGAGCATCGTAGAAATAATCCTGCATTGAAAGATGCTGCTTCTGAATCTTTACCATTAACGTTTTTAGAAGTTGCTCGACATCGTTTACCAGGTGCTACTTTTGACTCTTTATTACGAGAGGCTCTAGAAGCTTGTGCTCAAGATGAAAAAGCAATAAATGAAGATGTTCTTAAAGATAAAACTTCCTCGAGCTCTATTCCTGAAAAAATTATTGATCTTCCATCTCCTTCTCAAAATGGGATGCCAGTAGTAGTAAGTCCTGATTCGTAA